A portion of the Metasolibacillus fluoroglycofenilyticus genome contains these proteins:
- the nadE gene encoding ammonia-dependent NAD(+) synthetase: MTLQQQIIEELKVLPTIDPQEEVRKTIDFLKSYAKKHSFIKGFVLGISGGQDSTLAGKLTQLAVDELNAEAGENKYAFWAVRLPYGNQFDEQDCQDALEFIQPTHIYTINIKAAVDASVHTLTAAGIQLSDFVKGNEKARERMKAQFSIAAMHNAVVIGTDHAAEAITGFYTKFGDGGADLMPIFRLNKRQGKQILAHLNCPAHLYVKVATADLEENRPALPDEVALGITYDLIDDYLEGKEIPADARAILEGHYLRSQHKRHMPITIFDDFWK; encoded by the coding sequence ATGACATTGCAACAGCAAATTATTGAAGAGCTAAAGGTTTTACCAACGATTGACCCACAAGAGGAAGTTCGTAAAACAATTGATTTTCTCAAAAGCTATGCCAAGAAGCATAGTTTTATTAAAGGCTTTGTGCTAGGGATTAGTGGCGGTCAGGATTCTACGCTTGCTGGCAAGCTAACCCAGCTAGCGGTAGATGAGCTAAATGCAGAGGCAGGCGAAAATAAATATGCATTTTGGGCAGTTCGCTTACCATACGGTAATCAGTTTGACGAACAAGATTGCCAAGATGCGTTAGAATTTATTCAGCCAACGCATATTTACACAATTAATATTAAAGCGGCGGTAGATGCAAGTGTACACACATTAACTGCTGCTGGTATCCAATTAAGCGATTTTGTGAAGGGCAATGAAAAGGCACGGGAGCGTATGAAAGCACAGTTTTCGATTGCTGCAATGCATAATGCAGTCGTAATTGGCACCGACCATGCGGCTGAAGCAATTACAGGGTTTTACACAAAATTTGGAGATGGTGGCGCAGACTTAATGCCGATTTTCCGTTTAAATAAGCGCCAAGGAAAGCAAATTTTAGCGCACTTAAATTGTCCAGCGCATTTATACGTTAAAGTGGCGACAGCGGATTTAGAGGAGAACCGTCCTGCACTACCTGATGAGGTAGCGCTTGGCATCACCTATGATTTAATTGATGATTATTTGGAAGGTAAAGAAATACCAGCAGATGCGCGCGCCATTTTAGAAGGGCACTATTTGCGTTCACAGCATAAACGACATATGCCAATTACGATTTTTGATGATTTTTGGAAATGA